One genomic segment of Erysipelotrichaceae bacterium 66202529 includes these proteins:
- the coaBC gene encoding bifunctional phosphopantothenoylcysteine decarboxylase/phosphopantothenate--cysteine ligase CoaBC, with amino-acid sequence MKKTVVLGVSGGIAAFKAAQLTSNLIKKGYDVEVIMTRNATEFIAPLTFESLTKHNVMVSTFEKVADRSVKHISIAHRADAFVIVPATANVIAKIVYGLADDMLTTTFLAASCPKIICPAMNTGMYENPVTQKNLEAAKALGYELVEPEVGYLACGDTGKGKLADINLIEERILHVLEASQQLKGKRVLVTAGPTREALDPVRFLSNHSSGKMGYEIARAARDMGAEVTLISGPVNISAPQGVRVIPIISAQDMFHAVQQEYASHDIIIKAAAVGDYRAQKIEENKIKKQGEILEVTFVKNPDILAWLGEHRLDRQTICGFAMETEHLLEHATEKLNKKNCDMIVANNLHEQGAGFQGDTNVVTLIQKDHTETLDLMSKYEVGVELLTRLAALSKEKGESLC; translated from the coding sequence ATGAAAAAAACAGTCGTATTGGGTGTCAGCGGCGGTATTGCTGCCTTTAAAGCCGCACAGCTGACCAGCAATCTTATCAAGAAAGGGTATGATGTGGAAGTCATTATGACCAGGAATGCCACAGAATTTATCGCTCCTTTGACCTTTGAATCACTAACAAAACACAATGTGATGGTGTCTACCTTTGAAAAGGTGGCAGATCGCAGTGTCAAACATATTTCCATCGCTCATCGTGCTGACGCCTTTGTCATCGTACCAGCAACTGCAAATGTCATTGCTAAGATTGTCTATGGGCTTGCCGATGATATGCTGACAACGACCTTTCTGGCTGCCAGCTGTCCAAAAATCATCTGTCCGGCTATGAATACCGGTATGTATGAAAATCCGGTCACCCAGAAAAACCTGGAAGCCGCAAAAGCACTTGGCTATGAGCTGGTTGAGCCGGAGGTTGGCTATCTTGCCTGCGGAGATACCGGAAAAGGGAAGCTGGCAGATATCAATCTTATTGAAGAACGCATTCTTCATGTTCTGGAAGCATCCCAACAGCTGAAGGGAAAACGCGTGCTTGTCACTGCCGGGCCTACTCGTGAGGCTTTGGATCCGGTACGCTTCCTATCCAATCATTCTTCCGGAAAGATGGGCTATGAAATTGCCAGAGCTGCCCGTGATATGGGAGCTGAGGTAACACTGATCAGCGGACCGGTGAACATCAGCGCACCACAGGGCGTACGTGTGATTCCTATCATCAGCGCACAGGATATGTTTCATGCGGTACAGCAGGAATATGCAAGTCATGATATCATCATAAAGGCTGCGGCAGTCGGTGACTACCGGGCACAGAAAATCGAAGAAAACAAAATAAAGAAGCAGGGAGAAATTCTGGAGGTCACCTTTGTGAAAAATCCGGATATTCTGGCCTGGCTGGGTGAGCACCGCCTTGATCGGCAAACCATCTGCGGCTTTGCCATGGAAACAGAGCATTTACTGGAGCATGCGACAGAGAAGCTGAATAAGAAAAACTGTGATATGATCGTTGCCAACAATCTGCATGAGCAGGGCGCAGGCTTTCAGGGAGACACAAACGTGGTAACCCTGATACAGAAGGATCATACAGAGACGCTGGATCTGATGAGCAAATATGAGGTAGGCGTGGAGCTTCTGACGCGTCTGGCAGCACTCAGCAAAGAAAAAGGAGAATCCCTATGCTAA
- a CDS encoding NAD(P)H-hydrate dehydratase encodes MEIVNTDDMRRMDAEAIHEYGIPGIVLMEHAAMAVMEYMRENIAADSRIMILCGPGNNGGDGFALARLLVEEGYTHVRIHCSVPYDRMSHDEAIYARIAESYGIEILQTQDMEILKPALDAADVVVDALFGTGLSRNIEGFYDVLILYLNLLHKHVISIDIASGVHGDTGKIMNCAVQSSVTITFECLKKGQLLYPGSSYCGDILVKKITLPKRVKEAIRDKIHLLDEDIVKSFLPKRDAHSNKGSFGKVLMVGGSSFMHGAITLAAKAALLSGTGTLTLFLPDCISDIISMKLEESMLMLAPSMNGTFSMISVDLLKRNLDHYDLITIGNGMGRNEVTGAMVQAVLESNRPCLLDGDALFEAGRMQELIQHRKAVTILTPHPKEMSYLCGCSVKEVLQDPLQCAQDFVRGCENVVLVLKDQHTIIAEKDSVYMNTAGNHALAKGGSGDVLCGILTGLYAQGKQPLQAAAAAVYVHASAADELIHHMDAYSIQPNDLITALSGIYGKLKNK; translated from the coding sequence ATGGAAATCGTAAATACAGATGACATGCGGAGAATGGATGCGGAAGCGATTCATGAATATGGGATTCCCGGTATCGTGTTAATGGAGCATGCAGCTATGGCAGTGATGGAGTATATGCGTGAAAATATAGCCGCGGACAGTCGCATCATGATTTTATGCGGCCCGGGAAATAATGGCGGTGACGGCTTTGCACTGGCCCGTCTTCTGGTGGAGGAGGGGTATACGCATGTGCGTATTCACTGTAGTGTTCCCTATGACCGGATGAGCCATGATGAAGCCATCTATGCCAGAATAGCGGAAAGCTATGGAATTGAAATTCTGCAGACACAGGATATGGAAATTCTGAAGCCTGCTCTGGATGCTGCCGATGTTGTTGTGGATGCTTTGTTTGGAACCGGATTGTCCCGAAATATCGAAGGCTTTTATGATGTGCTTATTCTGTATTTGAATTTACTGCATAAGCATGTAATCAGCATTGATATTGCAAGCGGGGTGCATGGGGATACGGGAAAGATAATGAATTGTGCAGTGCAGAGCAGTGTAACCATCACCTTTGAATGTCTGAAAAAAGGGCAGCTGTTATATCCGGGCAGCAGCTATTGCGGTGATATTCTGGTGAAAAAAATCACTCTCCCTAAAAGGGTGAAGGAAGCTATACGGGATAAGATTCATCTGCTGGATGAGGATATTGTAAAAAGCTTTCTTCCCAAGCGGGATGCACATTCCAATAAGGGAAGCTTCGGTAAGGTGCTGATGGTTGGTGGTAGCTCTTTTATGCATGGGGCTATCACGTTGGCCGCAAAGGCAGCCCTGCTAAGTGGTACCGGAACGCTGACACTGTTTCTTCCGGATTGTATTTCCGATATCATCTCCATGAAGCTGGAGGAAAGTATGCTGATGCTGGCGCCATCTATGAATGGGACGTTTTCAATGATTTCCGTTGACCTGTTAAAGCGCAATCTGGATCATTATGATCTGATTACCATCGGGAACGGTATGGGACGTAATGAGGTAACCGGTGCGATGGTACAGGCGGTGCTAGAAAGTAACCGTCCGTGTCTGCTGGACGGCGATGCATTATTTGAGGCTGGAAGGATGCAGGAGCTGATTCAGCATCGTAAGGCAGTGACCATCCTGACACCGCATCCTAAGGAAATGAGCTATTTATGTGGCTGCAGTGTGAAGGAGGTATTACAGGATCCCCTACAGTGTGCACAGGATTTTGTGAGAGGCTGTGAGAATGTCGTGCTGGTACTGAAGGATCAGCATACGATTATCGCAGAAAAAGACAGCGTATATATGAATACGGCAGGAAATCATGCGCTTGCGAAGGGGGGGAGCGGGGATGTACTGTGCGGTATTTTAACAGGACTGTATGCGCAGGGAAAGCAGCCGCTGCAGGCAGCTGCTGCAGCTGTATACGTACATGCTTCTGCTGCGGATGAGCTGATTCATCATATGGATGCCTACAGCATTCAGCCCAATGATCTGATTACCGCTTTGTCAGGGATTTATGGAAAGCTAAAAAATAAATAG
- a CDS encoding iron-containing alcohol dehydrogenase has protein sequence MQRFTLPRDMYHGQGALEALKTLEGKKAIVCVGGGSMRRGGFLDRAVAYLKEAGMEVRLFEGIESDPSVETVMRGAEEMLAFEPDWIVAMGGGSPIDAAKAMWIKYEYPDITFEDMCKVFGIPKLRRKAQFCAISSTSGTATEVTAFSIITDYEKGIKYPIADFEITPDVAIVDPDLVTTMPVKLVAHTGMDAMTHAVEAYVSTANSNFTDPLAIHAIEMIKEHLVKSYNGDMDSRAAMHDAQCLAGQAFSNALLGIVHSMAHKTGAVFADQGAHIIHGAANAMYLPKVIKFNAMDETARKRYGVIADYMHLGGSSDEEKVDLLIAYLRDMSDALHIPHCIAHYGKDGLPAEEGFVSEDVFLSRVKDIAANAILDACTGSNPRQPSQEEMVKLLKCCYYDTEVDF, from the coding sequence ATGCAGAGATTTACATTGCCAAGAGATATGTATCATGGACAAGGTGCATTGGAAGCATTGAAGACACTAGAAGGAAAAAAGGCAATCGTTTGTGTTGGCGGCGGTTCCATGCGTCGTGGAGGCTTTTTGGATCGTGCCGTTGCGTATCTCAAGGAAGCAGGAATGGAAGTGCGTTTATTTGAAGGCATTGAATCCGATCCATCCGTAGAGACTGTTATGCGCGGAGCAGAGGAAATGCTTGCATTTGAACCGGACTGGATTGTCGCAATGGGTGGCGGGTCTCCAATTGACGCCGCAAAAGCCATGTGGATCAAATATGAATATCCGGATATCACATTTGAGGATATGTGCAAGGTATTTGGTATTCCGAAGCTGCGCAGAAAAGCACAGTTCTGTGCAATCTCATCTACATCGGGAACAGCGACTGAGGTTACCGCATTCTCTATTATTACAGATTATGAAAAGGGCATTAAATATCCAATTGCCGACTTTGAAATCACGCCGGATGTAGCGATTGTCGATCCGGATCTTGTAACAACGATGCCAGTCAAGCTGGTAGCACATACCGGTATGGATGCCATGACACATGCTGTGGAGGCTTATGTTTCCACAGCAAACAGTAACTTCACCGATCCGCTGGCAATTCATGCGATTGAAATGATTAAGGAGCACCTGGTAAAATCCTATAATGGAGATATGGATTCCCGTGCTGCGATGCATGATGCACAGTGTCTGGCAGGACAGGCCTTCTCCAATGCCCTGCTAGGTATCGTTCATTCCATGGCACATAAAACAGGTGCCGTATTTGCAGATCAGGGCGCACATATCATTCACGGTGCAGCGAATGCGATGTATTTGCCGAAGGTTATCAAATTTAATGCGATGGATGAAACAGCAAGAAAACGCTACGGTGTGATTGCGGACTATATGCATCTGGGCGGCTCCAGCGATGAGGAAAAAGTGGATTTGCTCATTGCATACCTGCGTGATATGAGTGACGCTCTTCATATTCCGCACTGCATTGCCCATTATGGAAAAGACGGTCTGCCTGCAGAGGAAGGCTTTGTGAGTGAAGATGTATTCCTATCCCGTGTAAAGGATATCGCGGCGAATGCCATTCTGGATGCCTGCACAGGAAGTAATCCAAGACAGCCAAGCCAGGAGGAAATGGTGAAGCTGTTGAAATGCTGCTATTACGATACAGAGGTTGATTTCTAG
- a CDS encoding GHKL domain-containing protein has protein sequence MRRYTALSAILFLFVIFLVQHEYRFHNKYTIASQQNTAFLLKGMLYPDVLLSPKEVKQHTGIPVLTGSYQNLSVFHEDESGFGKATMVFTYTTDKPGIKQLYLQELFSAAKLYINGKPVAQSGSFEPYQEQIQDILITFQEERENTILIQSENRSHYYTGVQYPPILGDADTVTAMLGKRLLTYALFACSSLTLAGFTIVLWIKEREKERGRLPFYFGMMALCFGVYSCYPFFSFFHLPVTRLLYSIQDACICAALYFAYLSILYLKDPVISIRKRLLPFSIVVISFCMPFILPYLPAFVQPYGWMLSICKLGIAGYMLFVCIRIIKQAQREGSIVLFALLSYAGLLIVHVLTMNRFEPADGAWFEEYGVFILIIFFAWLMVTQTAALWKHDHLLSIHLQEEVDRQTRQISKLLDERRSLLAELLHDVKKPAASAMTYLEMMDKEKTDIQMKKDLSQLRENNRLMMEQLQLLQSFNEQDHIPILKKPLELCSFLQQMEALFAPDAEAYDIDFQFSCTCDRCEIFGDSKQLKRMIQNLFFNALSYAPAQTCISMTLEKKDAEAILQFKNQGEVIPQEELQHIFERGYSSRKKEGGTGLGLFIVHTIVILHQGSIQAASDKDSGTCFTIRLPLYEVIS, from the coding sequence ATGCGTCGCTATACAGCTCTGTCTGCGATACTTTTTCTATTTGTTATTTTTTTGGTACAGCATGAATACCGTTTTCATAATAAGTATACCATCGCTTCGCAGCAAAATACAGCCTTCCTTTTAAAAGGGATGCTCTACCCGGACGTACTTTTATCCCCAAAGGAGGTAAAGCAGCATACAGGTATTCCTGTCCTTACAGGCTCTTATCAGAATCTTTCCGTATTTCATGAAGATGAAAGCGGCTTTGGAAAAGCAACGATGGTATTTACCTATACGACCGACAAGCCAGGGATCAAGCAATTATATTTACAGGAGCTGTTCAGTGCAGCAAAGCTGTATATCAATGGAAAACCGGTTGCGCAAAGTGGCAGCTTTGAGCCGTATCAGGAACAGATACAGGATATTCTCATCACCTTTCAGGAGGAGCGGGAAAACACCATTCTTATTCAAAGTGAAAACCGTTCCCATTACTATACCGGTGTGCAGTATCCTCCCATTCTGGGCGATGCGGATACTGTGACGGCTATGCTTGGGAAACGACTGCTGACCTATGCTTTGTTTGCCTGCAGCTCACTGACCCTTGCAGGCTTTACCATCGTATTATGGATAAAGGAGCGTGAAAAGGAAAGAGGACGGCTGCCGTTTTATTTTGGTATGATGGCTCTTTGCTTCGGTGTTTACAGCTGCTATCCCTTCTTCTCCTTTTTTCATCTTCCCGTCACAAGGCTGTTATATAGCATACAGGATGCCTGCATATGCGCAGCATTATATTTTGCTTATCTGAGCATTCTTTATCTGAAGGATCCGGTTATTTCCATAAGGAAACGTTTGCTTCCTTTCTCCATAGTAGTAATCAGCTTCTGCATGCCCTTCATCCTCCCCTATCTGCCTGCCTTTGTTCAGCCCTATGGCTGGATGCTATCTATCTGTAAGCTTGGTATCGCAGGCTATATGCTTTTTGTATGCATACGTATAATAAAGCAGGCGCAAAGGGAAGGAAGTATTGTGCTTTTCGCTCTGTTGTCTTACGCAGGACTGCTCATCGTACATGTGCTGACGATGAACCGCTTCGAGCCTGCGGATGGTGCGTGGTTTGAGGAATACGGCGTATTTATCCTGATCATTTTCTTTGCCTGGCTGATGGTAACACAGACCGCAGCATTGTGGAAGCATGATCATCTGCTCAGTATCCATCTACAGGAGGAGGTTGACCGCCAGACCCGGCAAATCAGTAAGCTGCTGGATGAGCGACGTTCTCTGCTTGCTGAGCTGCTGCATGATGTGAAAAAGCCGGCTGCCTCCGCAATGACCTATCTGGAAATGATGGATAAAGAGAAGACGGACATACAAATGAAAAAAGATCTTTCTCAGCTAAGGGAAAACAACCGGCTCATGATGGAGCAGCTGCAATTACTTCAGTCCTTCAATGAGCAGGATCACATTCCGATTCTGAAAAAGCCGCTGGAGCTTTGTTCCTTTTTACAGCAGATGGAGGCTCTGTTTGCGCCGGATGCAGAGGCCTATGATATTGATTTTCAATTTTCCTGCACATGTGACAGGTGTGAAATATTTGGTGACAGTAAGCAGTTAAAACGTATGATACAAAATCTATTTTTCAATGCTCTGTCCTATGCGCCTGCACAAACCTGTATTTCCATGACTCTTGAAAAAAAGGATGCAGAGGCCATCCTTCAATTTAAAAATCAGGGAGAAGTCATTCCACAGGAGGAGCTGCAGCATATCTTTGAGCGGGGGTATTCTTCACGAAAAAAGGAAGGTGGCACAGGTCTTGGACTGTTCATTGTCCATACCATTGTAATTCTTCATCAGGGCAGTATACAGGCAGCATCCGATAAGGATAGCGGCACCTGTTTTACCATACGGCTCCCTTTGTATGAGGTAATATCATAA
- a CDS encoding response regulator, which translates to MYHILFIDDDDMLLESAWRFFKGINYQMDKAANAKEGLKRMQSRSYDCIILDLKLPDLDGYEVLRQMRLHTSTPIIILSNYTEVDRRIQGLRMGADDYVCKPFSFDELLLRIQLRIQDSRKRTAVVLNYGELIIDTGTQKVTYQGNTIFFNRTEFEILSLLASQPGRIYTYEQIYDAVWKEPLNESRHTLQARVAEVRIKLLTLTGLQYIITVRGKGYLFTAEPQKCRNTA; encoded by the coding sequence ATGTATCATATATTATTCATAGACGATGACGACATGCTGCTGGAAAGTGCATGGCGATTCTTTAAAGGTATAAATTATCAAATGGATAAAGCAGCGAATGCAAAAGAGGGTTTAAAAAGAATGCAGTCACGTAGCTATGACTGCATCATTCTGGATTTAAAGCTCCCGGATCTGGATGGTTATGAGGTTCTTCGACAGATGCGTCTGCATACCTCAACACCGATTATTATTCTCTCAAATTATACAGAGGTAGACCGCCGTATTCAGGGACTGCGGATGGGAGCAGACGATTATGTATGCAAACCGTTCTCCTTTGATGAGCTCCTGCTTCGCATACAGCTTCGTATACAGGACAGCCGGAAACGGACAGCTGTTGTTTTGAATTATGGTGAGCTCATCATTGATACCGGTACACAGAAGGTCACGTATCAGGGAAATACCATATTTTTCAATCGCACAGAATTTGAAATACTTTCCCTGCTTGCAAGCCAGCCTGGCAGAATCTATACCTATGAACAGATTTACGACGCTGTATGGAAAGAACCATTAAATGAAAGCAGACATACGCTGCAGGCCCGCGTGGCAGAGGTTCGTATCAAGCTGCTTACTTTAACCGGACTGCAATATATTATTACTGTTCGTGGAAAGGGCTATTTATTCACCGCTGAGCCACAGAAATGCCGCAATACTGCATAA
- a CDS encoding polymer-forming cytoskeletal protein: protein MKWYEKQKKLYDQNQKEIVGSEGKTLTSQEKEAAVEQTVKKEQLMKKEIQVKAAQPQTASAAPLADSRPVSKETTVIQHNTTIQGDMNSDDNITIHGTLIGNIHCGGNLIVSGSVKGNVTCQNVVLQRAEIEGDIQCEQHMEISEETTVKGNIRVCDIICSGQVKGDTLVSENAKFMSTSCVIGDVQTQVLEIESGAVLQGNLLVEPVKRKEINS, encoded by the coding sequence ATGAAATGGTATGAGAAACAGAAGAAGCTGTATGATCAGAATCAAAAGGAAATTGTCGGCAGTGAAGGAAAAACGCTAACATCACAGGAAAAGGAAGCCGCGGTAGAACAGACGGTAAAAAAGGAGCAGTTAATGAAAAAAGAAATACAGGTGAAGGCTGCACAGCCCCAAACAGCATCCGCAGCTCCTCTGGCAGATAGCAGACCTGTCAGTAAGGAAACAACCGTTATACAACACAACACAACCATACAGGGAGATATGAACAGCGATGATAATATCACGATTCATGGTACATTGATCGGTAATATTCATTGTGGTGGTAATCTGATTGTCAGCGGCAGTGTCAAGGGGAATGTGACATGTCAGAATGTTGTATTGCAGCGGGCTGAGATCGAAGGGGATATTCAATGTGAGCAGCATATGGAAATCAGTGAGGAAACTACGGTAAAGGGGAATATCCGTGTGTGTGATATTATCTGTTCGGGACAGGTCAAGGGAGATACACTGGTATCTGAAAATGCAAAATTTATGTCAACCTCCTGTGTGATCGGAGATGTACAGACGCAGGTTCTTGAAATCGAATCAGGTGCTGTTTTACAGGGAAATCTGCTTGTTGAGCCTGTGAAACGCAAGGAAATAAATTCATAA
- the hflX gene encoding GTPase HflX — MQQVVIVLADTTEQTEKNEEFIELIQAADMEIRKTFIQNLKSITLKTYIGIGKCEEIRKYVQEQKPERIVFNHDLSPLQIRNLEVILQTPVMDRTELILAIFESRAVTRIARLQIECAQLKKLLPRLVGANTQLGRQSGSGKNRGAGEKQLELDRRRINARIQELQRELKKVEAQRLTQRRSRQKSMLPLVSLVGYTNAGKSTIMNMLLEYSSPYEYDKRVLEKDMLFATLDTSIRHIDLPDGKSFLLSDTVGFISDLPHDLVDAFHSTLEEVRYASLLVQVVDVSSEACARQMEITQDTLQQINAADIPMITVYNKCDQSQYPYPREHAHDLYMSAKEKAGLHELLELIHRHLYPDEKHVIMHIPYQQTGIYSLLMKHARVITRTDEEDGIHLEVVISDHLYQKYQEYVTAIRT, encoded by the coding sequence ATGCAGCAGGTTGTAATCGTTCTGGCAGATACCACAGAGCAAACGGAAAAAAATGAGGAATTCATCGAGCTGATACAGGCAGCCGATATGGAAATCAGGAAAACCTTTATACAGAATTTAAAAAGCATTACGTTAAAAACATATATCGGAATAGGAAAATGTGAGGAAATACGGAAATATGTACAGGAACAGAAGCCTGAGCGCATAGTATTTAATCATGATCTGAGTCCTTTACAGATTCGTAATCTGGAGGTTATCTTGCAAACGCCGGTTATGGATCGTACGGAACTGATTCTTGCTATTTTTGAAAGCAGAGCCGTAACAAGAATCGCGCGTCTTCAAATCGAGTGTGCGCAGCTTAAGAAGCTGCTTCCTCGTCTGGTTGGTGCCAACACACAGCTTGGAAGACAAAGCGGCAGCGGAAAAAACAGAGGTGCCGGTGAAAAGCAGTTAGAGCTTGATCGAAGAAGAATCAATGCCCGGATCCAGGAGCTGCAAAGAGAGCTGAAAAAGGTGGAAGCCCAACGCCTCACACAACGCCGTTCCCGCCAGAAATCCATGCTGCCACTGGTATCACTGGTCGGCTATACGAATGCCGGGAAAAGTACGATTATGAATATGCTGTTGGAATACAGCAGCCCGTATGAGTATGATAAAAGGGTACTGGAAAAGGATATGCTGTTCGCAACTCTGGATACCAGCATCCGGCATATCGATCTTCCTGATGGAAAATCCTTTCTATTATCTGATACGGTTGGTTTTATATCTGACCTGCCGCATGACCTTGTGGATGCCTTTCATTCCACATTAGAGGAGGTTCGCTACGCCTCATTGCTTGTACAGGTCGTGGATGTATCAAGTGAAGCCTGCGCAAGACAAATGGAAATCACGCAGGACACCCTGCAGCAGATCAACGCTGCTGATATTCCCATGATCACCGTATATAATAAGTGTGATCAAAGTCAATATCCCTATCCCAGAGAGCACGCACACGACCTGTATATGAGCGCAAAGGAAAAAGCGGGCTTACATGAATTGCTGGAGCTGATCCACCGGCATCTGTATCCGGATGAAAAGCATGTAATCATGCATATCCCCTACCAGCAGACAGGAATCTATTCCCTCTTAATGAAGCATGCCCGGGTCATCACACGAACGGATGAGGAGGATGGCATCCATCTGGAAGTTGTGATATCAGATCATTTGTATCAGAAATATCAGGAATATGTAACAGCTATACGCACATAA
- the asrC gene encoding sulfite reductase subunit C, translating into MSQDMNINALRTNCFRQSKVKGEYMLQMRVPAGLIQAKYLSFVQYLAEKYGDGTFHFGSRQCFAIPGIKYENIDAVNAELKEYLEDVEVAQCGVEMNTDAGFPTIGARNVMACIGGIHCIKANINTQDMARKIEKEVFPSHYHIKASVAGCPNDCAKGHFNDFGIIGLTKPTYHSDLCIGCGSCVKACESHATRVLSLKNGKIEKDTCCCVGCGECTLVCPTNAMQRSPKPFYRILIGGRTGKQYPRMGKTFADFLSEDAVLAIMRNWQAFSAEVLKGQPRYLHGGHLIDMAGYEKFKELMLKDVKLNPEARIAENLYFAETEYRGRIHVKPVQ; encoded by the coding sequence ATGTCACAAGATATGAATATCAATGCCCTTCGTACAAACTGTTTTCGCCAGTCCAAGGTCAAGGGCGAATATATGCTGCAAATGCGTGTACCGGCAGGGCTTATTCAGGCGAAATACCTGAGCTTTGTACAGTACCTTGCAGAGAAATACGGAGATGGAACCTTTCATTTTGGCTCCCGCCAGTGCTTTGCCATCCCCGGTATTAAATATGAAAATATAGATGCAGTAAATGCAGAATTAAAGGAATATCTGGAGGATGTCGAGGTTGCCCAGTGCGGAGTGGAAATGAATACCGATGCCGGCTTTCCTACCATAGGCGCCAGAAATGTCATGGCCTGTATCGGTGGAATTCATTGTATCAAGGCGAATATCAATACGCAGGATATGGCTCGAAAGATTGAAAAGGAAGTATTTCCAAGTCATTACCATATCAAGGCTTCTGTCGCAGGCTGTCCCAATGACTGTGCCAAGGGTCACTTCAACGATTTTGGTATCATCGGCCTCACTAAGCCTACCTATCACAGTGATCTGTGCATCGGCTGCGGCTCCTGTGTAAAAGCCTGTGAATCCCACGCGACAAGAGTGCTGAGTCTGAAAAACGGTAAAATTGAAAAGGATACGTGCTGCTGTGTCGGCTGCGGAGAGTGTACCCTTGTTTGTCCAACCAATGCCATGCAAAGAAGCCCGAAGCCGTTCTACCGGATACTGATTGGCGGACGGACTGGAAAGCAATACCCGCGTATGGGAAAAACCTTTGCGGATTTTTTAAGTGAGGATGCTGTTCTGGCAATCATGCGCAACTGGCAGGCGTTCTCTGCCGAGGTTTTAAAGGGACAGCCACGCTATCTGCATGGCGGCCACCTCATTGATATGGCAGGCTATGAAAAATTCAAGGAACTGATGCTGAAGGATGTTAAGCTGAATCCGGAAGCTAGAATTGCTGAGAATCTCTATTTTGCCGAAACCGAGTACCGTGGAAGAATCCATGTAAAGCCTGTTCAGTAA
- the asrB gene encoding anaerobic sulfite reductase subunit AsrB has protein sequence MINPWLPERHRILEIIEETDMESTFVVEFNEPSIRHGQFFQISLPKIGEAPISVSNFTDSTIEFTIRKVGTLTNVLFNLHAGDDLYIRGPYGNGFPLEDFKGKHIVVIAGGTGVSPVRSTLNHYLNNPQDCKDVYAIAGFRDAQHVLFENDLTKWRNAPHFHTTLTLDQGERVGFLEGFAMKYVKDIPFQDFQDDYAVIIVGPPVMMKFTAQECMKYGVTEDHIYVSFERKMSCALGKCGHCKINETYVCLEGPVFPYTKAQGLVD, from the coding sequence ATGATCAATCCATGGCTGCCTGAACGGCATCGCATTTTAGAAATCATTGAGGAAACAGATATGGAATCCACCTTTGTCGTAGAGTTTAACGAGCCATCCATACGGCATGGACAATTCTTCCAGATTTCCCTGCCAAAGATTGGAGAAGCTCCGATATCTGTATCCAATTTCACTGACAGTACGATAGAATTCACCATACGAAAAGTAGGAACGCTGACCAATGTTCTCTTTAATCTTCACGCAGGGGATGATCTGTATATCCGCGGACCATATGGAAACGGTTTCCCACTGGAGGATTTCAAGGGAAAACACATCGTTGTCATAGCCGGAGGTACCGGTGTTTCACCGGTACGCAGTACGTTGAATCACTATCTGAACAATCCGCAGGACTGCAAGGATGTATATGCGATTGCCGGCTTCCGAGATGCACAGCATGTCCTGTTTGAAAACGATCTTACAAAATGGCGCAATGCTCCTCACTTTCATACCACACTGACACTGGATCAGGGAGAACGTGTTGGCTTTCTGGAGGGCTTTGCAATGAAATATGTCAAGGATATCCCATTTCAGGATTTTCAGGATGATTATGCCGTTATTATCGTAGGGCCTCCTGTGATGATGAAATTCACAGCCCAGGAATGCATGAAATACGGTGTGACAGAGGATCATATTTATGTATCCTTTGAACGGAAAATGTCCTGTGCCCTTGGTAAATGCGGCCACTGTAAAATCAATGAAACCTATGTGTGTCTGGAAGGCCCTGTGTTTCCATATACCAAAGCCCAAGGGCTTGTGGATTAG